The following proteins come from a genomic window of Actinomycetes bacterium:
- a CDS encoding energy-coupling factor ABC transporter permease codes for MHIPDGFINAPTAVGAGVAAAGGIGVSLRKTAQTLTERQAPLAGLVAAYIFAVQMLNFPVAAGTSGHLLGGLLAAVLVGPWAGAVCVAVVLVVQALFFADGGLTALGLNIVNMSLVTAWGGYAVFVLLRRALSKTQAGVVLSAGTAAGVSVVLASLAFVVEYAVGGTGSAPLGTVLAAMASVHTLIGIGEGIITALTVGLVLRVRPDLVYGTSDLQAPLGIRTQPDSAA; via the coding sequence GTGCACATACCGGATGGATTCATCAACGCCCCGACCGCGGTCGGGGCTGGCGTCGCCGCCGCGGGCGGGATCGGCGTCAGCCTCCGCAAGACCGCCCAGACGCTGACCGAGCGCCAGGCTCCCCTGGCCGGCCTGGTCGCCGCCTACATCTTCGCTGTCCAGATGCTCAACTTCCCGGTGGCCGCCGGCACCAGCGGCCACCTGCTCGGTGGGCTCCTGGCCGCCGTGCTGGTAGGCCCGTGGGCGGGCGCCGTCTGCGTCGCCGTCGTCCTGGTCGTGCAGGCGCTGTTCTTCGCCGACGGCGGCCTGACCGCGCTCGGGCTCAACATCGTCAACATGTCCCTGGTCACCGCTTGGGGCGGCTACGCGGTCTTCGTGCTCCTGCGCCGGGCCCTGTCCAAGACGCAGGCCGGGGTCGTGCTCAGCGCCGGGACCGCCGCGGGGGTCTCGGTCGTGCTGGCCTCGCTCGCCTTCGTGGTCGAGTACGCCGTCGGCGGTACCGGCAGCGCGCCGCTCGGCACCGTCCTCGCCGCCATGGCCAGCGTGCACACCCTGATCGGCATCGGCGAGGGCATCATCACCGCGCTCACCGTCGGGCTCGTCCTGCGGGTGCGGCCCGACCTCGTCTACGGCACGTCCGATCTGCAGGCCCCCCTGGGCATTCGGACCCAGCCGGACTCGGCGGCCTGA
- a CDS encoding PDGLE domain-containing protein, with amino-acid sequence MRRENLRTFVIGGLLVAIGLALFVSGFASSSPDGLEKVAKDKGFLETARDHLVGDGPLAHYTIEGIDNERLSTGISGLIGVLVTFGVGMTVFALVRNRRHDGGDGSPPQSGQAP; translated from the coding sequence ATGCGACGCGAGAACCTGCGCACGTTCGTCATCGGCGGGCTGCTGGTGGCGATCGGCCTCGCGCTGTTCGTCAGCGGCTTCGCCTCCAGCTCACCGGACGGCCTGGAGAAGGTGGCCAAGGACAAGGGCTTCCTGGAGACGGCCAGGGACCACCTGGTCGGCGACGGCCCACTCGCTCACTACACCATCGAGGGCATCGACAACGAGCGGCTCAGCACCGGCATCTCCGGGCTGATCGGCGTGCTGGTCACCTTCGGGGTCGGCATGACGGTCTTCGCCCTGGTGCGCAACCGGCGGCACGACGGCGGGGACGGCAGCCCGCCGCAGTCGGGGCAGGCCCCCTAG
- the cbiQ gene encoding cobalt ECF transporter T component CbiQ, producing MGAGHAHALHVEGASPLHRIRPQCKVAATVLFVLAVVSTPREAFWAYGVYALLLAVLVAVAGLPPRFVLRRLLIEVPFVLFAVFLPVVGQGRRVDVLGVPLAVDGLWAAWNILVKGTLGVAATVVMAATTPVPEILHGLERLRLPKAFTMIAGFMIRYADVITGEAGRMRIARVSRGYDPRWIWQARALASSAGTLFIRSYERGERVHLAMVSRGFTGSMPVLEELAASRSQWLAALAVPALAATVSLTAWLLRP from the coding sequence ATGGGCGCCGGCCACGCCCACGCGCTCCACGTCGAGGGCGCGAGCCCTCTGCACCGCATCCGCCCGCAGTGCAAGGTGGCCGCGACCGTCCTGTTCGTGCTGGCCGTGGTCTCGACCCCCCGGGAGGCGTTCTGGGCCTACGGGGTCTACGCCCTGCTCCTGGCCGTGCTGGTTGCCGTGGCCGGCCTGCCGCCCCGCTTCGTCCTCCGCCGCCTGCTCATCGAGGTGCCGTTTGTGCTGTTCGCCGTGTTCCTGCCCGTCGTCGGCCAGGGGCGGCGGGTCGACGTCCTCGGCGTCCCGCTGGCCGTCGACGGTCTCTGGGCGGCCTGGAACATCCTCGTCAAGGGCACCCTCGGGGTCGCGGCCACGGTGGTGATGGCCGCCACCACCCCGGTGCCGGAGATCCTCCACGGCCTCGAGCGGCTGCGGCTGCCCAAGGCGTTCACGATGATCGCCGGGTTCATGATCCGGTATGCCGACGTGATCACCGGCGAGGCGGGCCGCATGCGGATCGCCCGCGTCTCGCGTGGCTACGACCCGCGCTGGATCTGGCAGGCGCGGGCCCTGGCCAGCTCGGCCGGCACCCTGTTCATCCGCTCCTACGAGCGGGGTGAGCGCGTCCACCTGGCCATGGTGTCGCGCGGCTTCACCGGGTCCATGCCCGTGCTCGAGGAGCTGGCCGCCAGCCGGTCGCAGTGGCTCGCCGCCCTGGCGGTGCCCGCCCTCGCCGCCACCGTCTCCCTCACCGCCTGGCTGCTGCGACCATGA
- a CDS encoding ABC transporter ATP-binding protein: MTGAATSPALQVEGLAFAYPDGHQALFGVDLRIERGERVALLGPNGAGKTTLVLHLNGVLLPGAGHVRVGGLPVANEHLKEVRRRVGIVFQDPDDQLFMPTVAEDVAFGPANLGLRGAELETRVKSALFAVGMDGYADRPPHHLSFGQRRRVAVATVLAMEPEILVLDEPSSNLDPASRRELADILTELDITMLMVSHDLPYALELCPRAVVMSGGAVVADGPTARILADAELMAANRLELPYGFDPSFTRKG, translated from the coding sequence ATGACCGGGGCGGCGACATCACCGGCCCTCCAGGTCGAGGGGCTCGCCTTCGCCTACCCGGACGGGCACCAGGCACTGTTCGGCGTCGACCTCCGCATCGAGCGGGGCGAGCGGGTCGCCCTGCTCGGCCCCAACGGGGCCGGCAAGACCACCCTGGTGCTCCACCTCAACGGCGTCCTGCTGCCCGGTGCCGGCCACGTCCGCGTCGGCGGCCTGCCCGTGGCCAACGAGCACCTCAAGGAGGTCAGGCGCCGGGTCGGGATCGTCTTCCAGGACCCCGACGACCAGCTGTTCATGCCCACGGTGGCCGAGGACGTGGCCTTCGGCCCGGCCAACCTCGGCCTTCGCGGCGCCGAGCTGGAGACGCGGGTGAAATCGGCCCTTTTCGCAGTGGGCATGGACGGCTATGCCGACCGGCCCCCGCACCACCTGAGCTTCGGCCAGCGCCGCCGGGTCGCCGTCGCCACCGTGCTGGCCATGGAGCCGGAGATCCTCGTGCTCGACGAGCCGTCCTCCAACCTCGACCCGGCCAGCCGGCGGGAGCTGGCCGACATCCTCACCGAGCTCGACATCACGATGCTCATGGTCAGCCACGACCTGCCCTACGCGCTGGAGCTCTGCCCCCGCGCCGTGGTCATGAGCGGCGGGGCGGTGGTGGCCGACGGCCCCACCGCCCGCATCCTGGCCGACGCCGAGCTGATGGCGGCCAACCGGCTGGAGCTCCCGTACGGCTTCGACCCGTCCTTCACCCGCAAGGGGTGA
- a CDS encoding metal-sensitive transcriptional regulator: protein MRKDDLLARLRRIEGQVRGLQRMIDEDKYCIDVVTQVAAVQAALDKVSLGLLDGHIRSCVRSEIEQGGGDEKIDELIGAMDRALRR from the coding sequence ATGAGAAAGGACGACCTGCTCGCGCGGCTCCGGCGGATCGAGGGGCAGGTCCGTGGCCTGCAGCGGATGATCGACGAGGACAAGTACTGCATCGACGTGGTGACCCAGGTCGCCGCGGTCCAGGCCGCGCTCGACAAGGTCTCCCTCGGGCTGCTCGACGGCCACATCCGCTCGTGCGTGCGCTCGGAGATCGAGCAGGGCGGCGGCGACGAGAAGATCGACGAGCTGATCGGGGCCATGGATCGGGCGCTCCGCCGTTAG
- a CDS encoding Fur family transcriptional regulator: MTAPHTEVSERLSRAQQRYTAGRRALVELLHEAGRPVGIVELLDASSRLPQSSIYRNLVVLEQVGAVTRYPGAGGSAHYELSEELVGHHDHLVCSNCGRMEDYDVPPELEGDLHAAMDAIAARKGFKATGHRLQLTGRCARCT, translated from the coding sequence ATGACCGCTCCCCACACCGAGGTCTCCGAGCGCCTCAGCCGCGCCCAGCAGCGCTACACGGCCGGCCGCCGCGCCCTCGTCGAGTTGCTCCACGAGGCGGGCCGGCCAGTCGGGATCGTGGAGCTGCTCGACGCCTCCTCGCGCCTGCCTCAGAGCTCGATCTACCGCAACCTCGTCGTGCTCGAGCAGGTCGGGGCGGTCACCCGCTACCCGGGCGCGGGCGGCTCGGCCCACTACGAGCTGTCCGAGGAGCTGGTCGGCCACCACGACCATCTGGTCTGCAGCAACTGCGGCCGGATGGAGGACTACGACGTGCCGCCCGAGCTCGAGGGCGACCTCCACGCGGCGATGGACGCGATTGCCGCCCGCAAGGGCTTCAAGGCGACCGGCCACCGGCTCCAGCTCACCGGCCGCTGCGCGCGCTGCACCTGA